A genomic window from Lotus japonicus ecotype B-129 chromosome 1, LjGifu_v1.2 includes:
- the LOC130730601 gene encoding protein ANTAGONIST OF LIKE HETEROCHROMATIN PROTEIN 1, with amino-acid sequence MAPIQKKSKKAKRKNKKLKKCKEVNPVSVEPRTSETDWWESFWHKNSTAPGYSVSGDEEEGFKYFFRVSKTTFEYICSLVRQDLISRPPSGLINIEGRLLSVEKQVAIALRRLASGESQVSVGASFGVGQSTVSQVTWRFIEALEERATHHLNWPDCNRMQEIKFGFEASYGLPNCCGALDATHIMMTLPAVETSYDWCDQEKNYSMLFQGIVDHEMRFIDIMTGLPGGMTFSRFLKCSGFYRLSQNGERLNGNVRTLGGDVIREYVVGGYSYPLLPWLMTPYETNGISDSQSTFNYKHGAARLLAVRAFSLLKGSWRILSKVMWRPDKRKLPSIILTCCLLHNIVIDCGDTLHPDVALSAHHDSGYQEQYCKQVDPSGRTMRENLARHLRHGN; translated from the exons ATGGCACCCATCCAGAAGAAATCGAAGAAGGccaaaaggaagaacaagaagTTGAAGAAATGCAAAGAGGTGAACCCTGTTTCTGTTGAGCCCAGAACCAGTGAGACCGATTGGTGGGAATCTTTCTGGCACAAGAATTCCACTGCCCCAG GATATTCTGTAtctggtgatgaggaagaagggTTTAAGTATTTCTTTAGGGTGTCAAAGACGACTTTTGAATACATATGTTCTCTTGTGAGGCAGGACCTTATATCCAGGCCTCCGTCGGGGCTCATCAACATAGAGGGAAGGCTTCTTAGTGTTGAGAAGCAGGTTGCCATTGCCCTTAGAAGGTTGGCATCTGGTGAATCTCAAGTCTCAGTTGGAGCTTCCTTTGGGGTTGGGCAGTCAACAGTTTCTCAGGTGACTTGGAGATTCATTGAAGCGCTTGAGGAACGTGCCACACATCATCTCAACTGGCCTGATTGCAATAGAATGCAAGAAATCAAGTTTGGTTTTGAAGCATCTTATGGGTTGCCTAATTGCTGTGGAGCCCTTGATGCCACACACATCATGATGACCCTTCCAGCCGTCGAAACCTCTTATGATTGGTGTGATCAAGAGAAGAATTACAGCATGTTGTTTCAGGGAATTGTTGATCATGAAATGAGATTCATTGATATCATGACAGGTTTGCCTGGCGGCATGACATTTTCCAGATTTTTGAAGTGTTCAGGATTCTACAGACTTTCGCAGAACGGGGAGCGTTTAAATGGGAATGTAAGAACTTTAGGAGGAGATGTGATCAGAGAATATGTAGTTGGTGGGTACAGTTATCCTCTTCTTCCATGGCTTATGACACCTTATGAAACAAATGGCATATCAGATTCGCAATCCACTTTTAACTACAAACATGGAGCTGCAAGGCTACTTGCTGTGAGGGCTTTCTCACTGTTAAAGGGAAGTTGGAGAATCCTGAGTAAGGTTATGTGGAGACCTGATAAGAGGAAATTGCCCAGCATTATCTTGACATGTTGTTTGCTTCATAATATAGTCATCGACTGCGGAGACACATTACATCCAGATGTTGCCTTGTCTGCTCATCATGATTCAGGATATCAAGAACAGTATTGCAAGCAAGTTGATCCTTCAGGAAGGACTATGCGAGAAAATTTGGCCAGACATTTACGACATGGCAATTAG
- the LOC130730600 gene encoding protein NETWORKED 1D, with the protein MAALSHSDSKRMYSWWWDSHISPKNSKWLQENLTDMDSKVKQMIKLIEEDADSFARRAEMYYKKRPELMKLVEEFYRAYRALAERYDHATGVIRQAHHTMAEAFPNQVPLMVADDLPAVSSMETEPHTPHIPHNSHAFLDSDDLQKGASTHFHAIKRNGPYTDEPDSTAYRKGLKQLNDLFMLREQLSHAKFAEGRARRGLNFHDTEENNGVNNGSHDTEPQILSESERMTNAETEILALKKALARLESEKEAGLFQYQESLERLCNLESEMSRARENSQGLDERASKAEAEVQTLKEALTELQAEREASLLRYQQCLEKTCDLEKNISSAQKDIGELNERASKAETEAESLKQNLARVETQKEAALFQYNQSLEILSKLEERLVQAEENAMRINAEANIAKNEIEDMKLEISKLTEEKEDAALRYQQCLEIISSLEHKLSCAEEEVNRLNCKINDGVEKLNSSEQKCHLFETSNQTLQSELQALTQKMGSQSEELCEKQKELGRLWTCIQEERLRFVEAETAFQTLQNLHSQSQEELRSLAAELHNKAEILENMESHKKALEDEVHKAKEENKILNEIKLSSSLSIKSLQDEILNLRETIEKLELEVGVRADERNALQQEIYCLKEELNDVKKRHESMMEEVGSTGLDAQCFALSVKKLQDENSKLKEICEADKGEKAELQEKLEIMEKLLEKNAVLESSLSGLNSELECVREKVKLLEEICESLLVEKSTLAAEKAALFLQLQTSAENLEKLSEKNHLLEKSLFDVNAELEGLRTKSKILEDSCLLLDREKSSLTSEKQTLDSQLDITRQTLKDLEKQHSELELKHSELKAERKSALQKVEELLVSLYAEREAHSRIVELNEVHLVEKELQIHILQEDVNYQEKEYEEELDRAVHAQMEIFILQKSIWDSEQKNFSLLVECQRLLEASKMSDRLISKLENDNVQKQVDANFLSEKVRILRIGLLQVLNTLDIDRKHWSEDIIEEDQELLNHIHGKLQETQNSFVTIFNESQQVAIENSVLVTFLGQLKLEAESIVTERNALDEEFGTQSKQFLSLQAEVQKIRQKNQELKLTIRKRDEKMEIMTTEIENLCKQFSDLDEAYRIIQEESYKTSEEKKSLMRRYKDLAEEKGNLEEEMCSMIHETIAPCNSSLIYQNIVFEKLLALKELGKDLDKLLSVNTGLEERLQIVTGKLEDVQMDNSYLKESVAELNTDLKLVQSVNDELNCQIKNGKELLSRKENEIMKAAEMFSALYGEKTEFQRLVEDLKKKYDEARVIIEDQASQILKLYSDKDRQNEELGSLCEVNQKLEAEMKHLHQELGETKLIVEKLSYESLKGTNEIERWESQAATLYTGLQISAVNETLFEGKVRELADVCEDVERRSSFQGMETENLKERVNKLEGENGRLRGQFAAYVPSVCALNDCITSLEMQIYAKPHHYQESKVKNLANHKYAEGDPPAGEDQYDTATDALPDFQDMQRRINAIGMAVKQMNGSFKPRDEMREIQVLKSGISWGQGNTQASKNLTQMEAAKEHQGGGADKQKRGKSVTDIPVAEIEVLPKDIMLDQTSEYSSYGISRRRLLKSDDQMLELWETADKDDNIDLTVGKACHQRRATKEAKNKNSSVGSLIEMELSVDKLEISRRLTQPPSHEEGNKRKILERLDSDAQKLTNLEITVQDLMTKMDIIEKSTKGKGIEYDTVQGQLEAAQEAITKLFDANRKLMKNVEEGTSSSAGKSITESGESGSSSRRRVSEQARRGSEKIGRLQLEVQRLQFLLLKLNGGDKEGKGKATVDDQNPRVLLRDYLYGGRRKDYHKKKKKTSFCACMEPPTKGH; encoded by the exons TACCGGGCGTATCGGGCGTTGGCTGAGAGATACGATCACGCAACCGGAGTGATACGCCAGGCCCATCATACCATGGCTGAAGCATTTCCTAATCAAGTCCCTCTGATGGTAGCAGATGATTTACCTGCAGTTTCTTCCATGGAGACTGAACCGCATACGCCGCATATACCCCACAATTCACATGCATTTCTTGACTCAGATGATCTGCAAAAGGGTGCTTCTACTCATTTCCATGCTATCAAAAGAAATGGACCTTATACTGATGAACCTGATTCTACTGCATACAGAAAGGGCTTGAAACAGCTCAATGATCTCTTCATGTTAAGAGAACAATTAAGTCATGCAAAGTTCGCAGAAGGACGCGCTAGAAGGGGACTCAATTTTCATGACACAGAGGAGAATAATGGGGTAAACAATGGAAGCCATGATACTGAACCTCAAATCTTATCTGAGTCTGAACGGATGACTAATGCTGAGACAGAAATCTTGGCCTTGAAGAAAGCCCTTGCTAGATTAGAAAGTGAAAAGGAAGCTGGCTTGTTTCAATATCAAGAGAGTTTGGAGAGGTTGTGTAACCTGGAATCAGAAATGTCTCGCGCCAGAGAGAATTCTCAAGGACTTGATGAACGAGCAAGCAAAGCTGAAGCTGAAGTTCAAACCTTGAAGGAAGCCCTTACTGAATTACAGGCTGAAAGAGAAGCTAGTCTTCTTCGGTACCAGCAATGCTTGGAGAAAACATGTGATCTGGAGAAAAATATTTCTTCTGCTCAAAAGGATATAGGAGAACTCAATGAGCGAGCTAGTAAAGCTGAAACTGAAGCTGAATCCTTAAAGCAAAACCTTGCTAGGGTGGAAACTCAAAAGGAAGCTGCTCTTTTTCAGTATAACCAGTCCTTGGAGATATTATCAAAACTGGAGGAGAGATTAGTACAAGCTGAGGAGAACGCGATGAGAATTAACGCTGAAGCTAATATAGCTAAAAATGAAATTGAGGACATGAAGTTAGAAATCAGTAAACTTACTGAAGAGAAGGAAGACGCAGCTCTTCGATATCAGCAATGCTTGGAGATAATTTCCAGTTTGGAGCATAAACTCTCTTGTGCTGAAGAGGAGGTGAATAGGCTAAATTGCAAGATAAATGATGGGGTTGAAAAGTTGAATAGTTCTGAACAAAAGTGTCATCTCTTTGAAACATCAAATCAGACCCTCCAATCTGAATTGCAGGCTTTAACACAGAAGATGGGATCTCAAAGTGAAGAGCTCTGTGAGAAGCAGAAGGAATTGGGTAGACTTTGGACTTGCATACAGGAGGAGAGATTGCGATTTGTTGAGGCCGAAACTGCTTTCCAAACTCTTCAGAATCTGCATTCCCAATCTCAGGAAGAGCTTAGATCTCTTGCTGCTGAGCTTCATAATAAGGCTGAAATTCTGGAGAATATGGAATCCCATAAGAAGGCTTTAGAGGATGAAGTACACAAGGCCAAGGAGGAAAACAAAATTCTAAATGAGATCAAATTGTCTTCTTCTTTGTCTATAAAAAGTTTGCAGGATGAGATATTGAATCTAAGGGAGACAATAGAGAAACTTGAACTGGAGGTTGGAGTGCGAGCAGATGAACGAAATGCTCTTCAACAAGAAATTTACTGTCTTAAAGAGGAGCTTAATGATGTGAAAAAGAGACATGAATCCATGATGGAGGAGGTCGGATCAACCGGCTTAGACGCACAGTGCTTTGCCTTATCTGTGAAGAAATTACAAGATGAGAACTCAAAGCTGAAGGAAATATGCGAGGCTGACAAAGGTGAGAAAGCAGAACTGCAGGAAAAACTGGAGATCATGGAGAAACTTTTGGAGAAAAATGCTGTTTTGGAGAGTTCCCTTTCAGGTTTGAATTCCGAGCTGGAGTGTGTTAGAGAAAAGGTAAAGTTACTGGAAGAAATTTGTGAATCTTTGCTTGTGGAGAAATCTACTCTCGCTGCTGAGAAGGCCGCCTTGTTTCTTCAGTTGCAAACCTCAGCTGAAAATCTGGAGAAGCTCTCAGAAAAAAACCACCTTttagaaaaatcactttttgatGTGAATGCAGAGCTCGAAGGATTAAGGACAAAGTCAAAGATTTTAGAAGACTCATGCCTGTTGCTTGACCGTGAGAAGTCCAGTCTCACTTCTGAGAAACAAACCTTAGATTCACAATTGGACATCACTCGCCAAACACTGAAAGACCTTGAGAAACAACATAGTGAATTGGAACTAAAGCATTCAGAACTAAAAGCAGAAAGGAAGTCTGCACTTCAAAAGGTGGAAGAGCTACTTGTTTCCTTGTATGCTGAGAGGGAAGCGCATTCTAGAATTGTGGAGTTGAATGAAGTTCACTTGGTTGAGAAGGAATTGCAAATTCATATTCTGCAAGAAGATGTAAATTACCAGGAAAAGGAATATGAGGAGGAACTCGACAGAGCTGTACATGCTCAAATGGAAATTTTCATCTTGCAGAAGTCTATCTGGGATTCGGAGCAAAAGAACTTCTCCCTTCTTGTTGAGTGTCAGAGACTCTTGGAGGCATCCAAAATGTCTGATAGATTGATATCGAAATTGGAGAACGACAATGTTCAAAAGCAAGTTGATGCAAATTTCTTGTCTGAGAAAGTGAGAATTCTAAGGATTGGACTTCTTCAGGTGTTAAATACTCTTGACATTGACAGAAAGCACTGGAGTGAAGATATTATTGAAGAAGACCAGGAACTTCTAAACCATATACATGGCAAACTTCAGGAGACACAGAATTCTTTTGTCACTATTTTCAATGAAAGCCAGCAAGTGGCTATTGAGAATTCAGTTCTGGTTACATTCCTTGGGCAGTTGAAACTAGAGGCTGAAAGTATTGTAACAGAAAGAAATGCCCTTGATGAGGAGTTTGGCACCCAGTCGAAGCAGTTCTTGTCATTGCAAGCAGAGGTGCAAAAGATACGGCAGAAGAATCAGGAATTGAAGTTGACAATAAGAAAGAGAGATGAGAAAATGGAAATAATGACAACAGAAATAGAGAATCTCTGCAAACAGTTTTCAGACTTGGATGAGGCTTACAGGATCATACAGGAAGAAAGTTACAAAACTTCTGAAGAGAAAAAGTCCTTGATGAGAAGATATAAAGACCTGGCTGAAGAGAAAGGTAACTTGGAAGAAGAAATGTGCAGCATGATTCATGAGACAATAGCTCCGTGTAATAGTTCTCTGATCTACCAGAACATTGTCTTTGAAAAACTTCTGGCACTTAAAGAGCTAGGCAAAGATCTGGACAAACTGTTATCAGTAAATACAGGCCTTGAGGAGAGGTTACAAATAGTGACAGGGAAATTAGAGGATGTTCAAATGGATAATTCTTATCTTAAGGAATCAGTTGCAGAGTTGAATACTGATCTGAAATTAGTTCAGTCTGTCAATGATGAATTAAATTGTCAGATTAAGAATGGAAAGGAATTGTTATCTCGAAAGGAAAATGAGATTATGAAAGCAGCGGAGATGTTTAGTGCTTTATATGGTGAGAAAACAGAATTTCAAAGGTTggttgaagatctgaagaaaaagTATGATGAGGCTAGAGTGATAATTGAAGACCAAGCtagtcaaattttaaaattatactcAGACAAGGATCGTCAAAATGAAGAGCTTGGAAGCCTTTGTGAAGTGAATCAGAAGTTAGAGGCTGAAATGAAACACCTgcatcaagaacttggagaaacTAAACTGATTGTAGAGAAGCTAAGTtatgaatcactcaagggaaCAAATGAGATTGAACGGTGGGAATCTCAGGCTGCCACACTCTATACTGGACTGCAGATTTCTGCTGTCAATGAGACGTTATTTGAAGGAAAGGTCCGTGAGCTCGCTGATGTATGTGAGGATGTTGAACGCAGAAGCAGCTTTCAAGGTATGGAAACTGAAAATCTGAAAGAAAGAGTTAACAAGTTGGAAGGTGAGAATGGGAGACTACGTGGTCAGTTTGCTGCTTATGTCCCATCTGTCTGTGCTTTGAATGATTGTATAACATCCTTGGAGATGCAGATATATGCAAAACCTCATCACTACCAAGAATCAAAG GTTAAGAATTTAGCCAATCACAAATATGCTGAAGGTGATCCACCAGCAGGTGAAGATCAATATGATACTGCAACAGATGCACTTCCAGACTTCCAAGACATGCAGAGAAGGATCAATGCCATCGGAATGGCTGTTAAGCAGATGAATGGAAGTTTCAAACCGAGGGACGAGATGAGAGAGATTCAAGTGTTAAAATCTGGAATCAGCTGGGGTCAAGGAAATACTCAAGCAAGTAAGAATCTTACTCAAATGGAGGCAGCAAAGGAGCATCAAGGTGGGGGTGCTGACAAACAGAAGAGAGGAAAATCAGTGACAGATATTCCTGTAGCAGAAATTGAAGTTTTGCCAAAAGACATCATGCTTGATCAAACCTCTGAATATTCATCATATGGAATAAGTAGGAGAAGGCTTCTGAAGTCTGATGATCAGATGCTTGAACTGTGGGAAACTGCTGATAAGGATGACAATATTGACCTGACAGTAGGCAAGGCATGCCATCAAAGGAGAGCAACCAAGGAAGCCAAAAACAAAAATTCTTCAGTAGGGTCCTTGATTGAAATGGAGTTGAGTGTGGACAAATTAGAGATCTCAAGAAGATTGACACAGCCACCGTCACATGAAGAAGGCAATAAGAGGAAGATTTTGGAAAGACTTGATTCTGATGCCCAGAAGTTGACAAACCTTGAAATAACTGTGCAAGATCTGATGACCAAGATGGACATTATTGAGAAGAGCACAAAGGGAAAAGGTATAGAGTATGATACAGTGCAAGGGCAGCTTGAAGCTGCTCAGGAGGCCATTACAAAGTTGTTTGATGCCAACCGTAAGTTGATGAAGAATGTAGAAGAGGGTACCTCGTCCTCTGCCGGCAAGTCTATCACAGAGTCAGGTGAGAGTGGAAGCTCCAGCAGAAGGAGAGTTTCAGAACAGGCCCGGAGAGGTTCTGAAAAAATAGGGCGGCTGCAGTTGGAGGTACAAAGACTGCAATTTTTACTACTAAAGTTGAATGGCGGTGATAAAGAAGGCAAAGGAAAAGCAACAGTCGATGATCAAAATCCAAGAGTCCTTTTGCGAGATTATCTCTACGGAGGGAGGAGAAAAGACTaccacaagaagaagaagaaaacatccTTTTGTGCATGCATGGAGCCTCCCACTAAGGGACATTGA